From the genome of Salvia splendens isolate huo1 chromosome 7, SspV2, whole genome shotgun sequence:
TTAGTGGGTGCAGTTGACTGAGTGCGGTTGACTGATTGTAGAAACTGATTTTAAGCTAGATTTATTAACAATTTTTATACAATATGACAAATGCCTTTTGCATTGTTTTCTATGACTAGGCAATTCTTCTGTATCAAGCAACAGTCCTTAACATTTTGTTGGCAGATGACACAAAAACACCTATAACACTATCTCATATTAGTATAACATTTTGTTGGCAGATGACACAAAACACCTATAACACTATCTCATATTAGTATAATAAAATAACGGTAACCAGTATAAAGTCAAATGAACCATTCCTCTTATTACCAATTGATTTTGTGATGAAACCCTATGAATATCTAGTAATTTTGATACAATCTTAAAAAAAATCCCCTTTTGAGGAAGGGTTATTTCTAGGTTATAGTTTGAATCTTATGGCTAGTTATTAGTTTGAACTTAATaatattatgtaattattttcGTTATTGTTAGTTTGTCAGCATTAAAACGACCAAGTTTAATTACAAATTTTGATATTGTATACCATATAATTACTAGTTTTCTAAAATGTATAATTAGTGTGAGAATGATGATGAGTATGATTGTTTGAGGATGAAGATGACCTAGAAGGATGAATTCTCTTTCATTACATCAATCTTTTAGTGAATGACCTACAAAGATAACGTGACAGGAATCTCATCTTCCAAATAATTTGAGTGAAAAGGAAATATTAATACAGTGagataataacaaaaataatttattacccAATAACATGGAGTACAATAGATTTCAAGAAAAACAGTTAGGCCATTTGCAAcgccgtctcttaaccgtctcttaatcgtctcatctcttaactattcatgggctccactatacttttcactccatctcttaactaagagacagaacctgcaatcctccatctcttatccgtttcttaaccatctcttaacttactattcattcaatttcattttttatttttatttctaaaaaattcaattaataaaaacacatttcattaaataaaataaaattacaacataaaataaaaatacaacttaaaattcaaaaaaataaaaaaatacataattaaaatcctaaaaaaataaaaattacataatttaaaatacaattttataggaattataaaaaactactccgtcggcgaatcatccgccgaaggcggtggcggcgcacttaagctacctggaggcggaataccaatttgtcttgccatatactcaattccggcaagatgggcttgatattgtggaggcgtcataCGGGAAGTGTCCgtcatcgtggcggtcaagtatatggacaatagggtgttcgagcccgagaccgagcccgagcccgcctggcttgattcgcctcggcccctcctccctctagctgccttcgccgccttggtcccttgcggccgacggcgcccacgggaggaccccctggcatcgtctgtcgtgccctcaacctcctgcgaggtaacctcttgtgcggcgctgcccgaaccgcccccactagacgagtattggccacccgccatgtgcttcgtgcgcttcgaggttgagcccgagctggaccggacaccgccggcccacctttcctcatctttgacggcctcccaaacatcgacatgtctgaattctttgccggtgtcttcgaaatagactcgcaaagccgatctcagaatgtcggctcccgtggctccgctttggtaatgaaccgcttcgttcttgtagatgccACAGGATGTTTTGACCTCTCTgttgactcggtcaaagtgagcgcggagcatcttcaatgtgcggtggcgggacccctttggcttaatctcgttgtaggcctcggtgacctttttccAGAAGCACTTTCGGGTTTGTTTATTctcgacgatgggatcgtacgagacgctgatccaggcgttgtacacagtCATCATGTCCTTgtggctgtacggatgccggcctacatcctcctcctcctcggccgcctccgcctcttcctccaccgccctggagcttccactgCCTCgtccttcttccggagtgggtacatctggataatcctcccgaatttaggataatccctgcgaactCATCGGGgtggagggacgagcgtatgcatcaacatcaaaatggggtggttggtaccccgccggcgtcgacgagccctgggtgcccggcaTCGACGAACCGGagccggaaccacccaagacattgtacatgccccccagtcgccaaactcATTGATgccaaacccgccggagccgccaccgccatagTTGCCGtcaccggacattttgtgatgacaattggagaggttagatgaaaattggagaggaaatggagatgatttgggaagaatagatgtgtatttgtgtgtgaaatgaggatgaaataggagtatttatagagtaaaaaataaaaaaaggaaaacggtcaaaaaacggtaatattaccattttcgatttttatttttattttattttttttaataaatttgaatttaaaaaaatgatttattgcgtcagcgtgacgaagcccactcgcgggccgacgagtgggcgtcgcgcatggcgccggagcgcgccacgtcgcacGTGCGCGTGGTGAGACAGCCCGCGATCCATCTCGGTGGGACGagcgtctcggcgagaccgggacgagacgggacgctgcaactcGTCTCGCCGCCAtctcgtctcggcgggacgagatacgagccacccgcgggACGTGTTGCAGGTGGCCTTACTCGTACTATTTTTACAACTCAATCCCTAACAAGAATATATTTGAGTACATGTTGGCTAATCAATAGAGTTGTAATGTTTACCGTGACACtatctttaaatttatattcatgtaatcataaaaaaaaaattaaaatacgagtttagtcttgaatttttttaattaaagttaaaaaagtattttttttaagtaaaacgtaactatttttttaatatttataatatgtaagTGAGTAATTGATATATGAAGTCGTTTTTTTTAAGGCTATAGTAGTAAGTATTGGTATAAAAGTGGCACACACAATTTGAAGTTAGAACCGAAAAaggaataaatatatataaattgaatCCCACAGCAATGTGAACACCCAAAATAGAATGTATGTAGTAGCATTGACTCAATTAATTTCATCAAATATGAACACAGCCTAATTTCTCTCACCGGCCACCAAtaacaccaccaccaccacctcctcccaACGTCTCACTTTATACTGCATTTACTAATCATTGCTGTTATCATGTGTAACCGAAAACTATTAATGTATTCTTCATATGTTTTGGGGTAGGTATTAATATTTCCAGATTTACCTTGATTGCACCGTGTGATTACTGGAAAATGCTTTTAGTTAAGGCCATACTCATGTCCACATCTTTAGTGGTTGAATATGGCTTTAATTGACTGATTTTAGTGATTGCTTAAAAATCAATTCTACATTAATGTAGAAGATTAGGCTTTTGAAATAAACACCAAAGCAATCAATATATTAACATTACGTAGATGCATAGGAAATTTGACATGAGGAATTAAACTTGCAGGCTGCACTACCTACGATTTCTTTTACTGCCTCCGTCCAAAAAATAATCTTATCTGTGTATGGCACAAGTttttaaataagaaaattagtaaagtaaaagagaagatgagaaaaagtgagtaaagtaagtgaattagggagaaaaagtgggtaaagtaagtgagaaaataaaaagtattagagagaaaattttcatttatagtaatgagactaattttttgtggacattcaaaaatagcaaaatgatactccctccgtcccgtgctactcgcacgtttgcttttcggctcgtcacaaagtccttacactatttataatttaagttataattaatgcatttaattaatatgttagtttaagttaagagctcttttattaagtgatgtctcattacaactaaaattcttttttaattacacaaaaaaatcaatcacaaatttacggcctaaaatgaaaagtgcaagtagcatgggacggagggagtactatttttcgtggacgaaggagagggagtacaatttataaatatgtaaCATCATCATCGAATAAAATATAATGCTTGATACAATTAGTCCAATATGATAATGTCTTCTGATAAAGAACTAGGACTACTTATGTTGGCTAGCCTACAACATTTCGTCGAAGCTTCTATGCAATCGTGTCCCAAGGAAAATTCTTGCTAGATATTGGActagaaaacaaaagaatttACACATGAAAAGAAAATAGCATCGAGTAAATTAATGGgtagaaagaaaacaaaattcatTTGAGAATTGGTCATTCGTGGCACCTAcctacacttaaaattctagcATCAATTACACATTTTGTTCTCGATTATTTGGTTTGGTTTCTTCTGGAATTCTTTTCACAGCCAAAGCAAAGCCAATAATCTATCATTTTTGCTCTAGAAAAATAAACTATGAATGGTGAATTTACAAAATGCTAAACCTAAAACgaaaaaaatggtcaaaaagaATTTAAAAAGAATTCAATCCGAAATTGTCCCGCTGGAAATGCTACCATGGCTATCTTCACACAGACCCAAAGCTCGATCCAAATTGATAATAATGTCACTCATGGAAGGCCTATCCTTCCCTTCCAAATGCACACAATGCATCGCCGTGTACGCCACCAGCTCCACCGCCTCTATCTCGTTCACCTCGGCTGCCCCAACCCGCCTGTCCAGGACCCGGCCCACTTCCCCGGCCATAATCGCTGGCACGGCGTAGTCCACCACGCTGACCGGCGCTCCCCCCTCGTCCGCATTCTTGAAAATCGCCCTCTTCCCGGTCAAGAGCTCCAACAACACCACCCCAAAGCCATACACATCGCTCTTCACCGTCAGCACATTGAGCCCGTAATACTCGGGATCAATGTACCCAACCGTGCCCGCGGCCTTCATGGGCCGGTAGTCCCGGTCGTCCTCCGGCCCCATTAGGGAGAGGCCGAAATCGGACACCCTCGCCGTCCAGCTGGCGTCCAGGAGGATGTTGGAGGACTTGATGTCGCGGTGGATGATCGGGGGGACCGCGTAGCTGTGGAGGTACTCGACGCCGCGGGCAGCGTCGAGAGCGATTTTGATCCTCATCCGCCATGAATTGATGACGCTGCTGCTTTTCTCGACGTTGCTCTTGCTGTGGAGGTGATCGTACAGAGCTCCATTTTTCATGAAATCGTAAACCAGAAGCCTCTCCTCTTTTTCTTCGCAGTAGCCAACTAATTTCACTAAATGCTTGTGATGCAATCGCGAGAGAAACGAGATTTCCGATTCGAACGCGTTTTCCTTATCTTGGAATTTCTTCGCTTTGGATCCCAATTCGCTCCGCTTGATCGCGACCTCGCGGCCATTGGGGAGTTTCCCTCTGTACACCACGCCGAAGCTGCCGGCGCCGATTCTGTTCTCGGCGGCGAAGTTTCGCGTGGCCTCTGCCAGATCGGAGAAGAGAAACTCCTCCGCCTTGTCGGCGTGCTGCTTCGACGACGTCCCGCTCCGCTGCCGCCGCATCAGGATCGACGCCTGACGCCGCAGCGTCGACGATCGCGACGGCGGATTGCTGCCTGattgcgccgccgccgccgaatTGGTGATCGTCGGCTGCACGGAATTATGCACCTTCTTTTTCCCGAAACAACCGCTCCGCCAAAGACAGTAAACCACAGAACAAATCCCGGCGAAGCCGCCGACGGATCCTACAATTGCGAACGCTAATAAGCCCCTTCTCAGCCCCCGAGAAGGTCTACTGCTTCTAGGCGGGGGCGAAGGCGGAGTCAGAGAAGGATTGGCGGAAATCGGATCACAAGGAGCACAGATATGGCCGTTTCCAACGCACAGCGTCTCGTAATCGGGATACTCGCCGCAGGAGCAGGGCGTCTGGACGCAGGGCCCGGGGAGAGTCTTCTGCAGCGGCAGCAAGTTGTTGACGGCGGCGGCGCTAGTAGGCCATCCGGCACCCCAGCAGACGACGGAGAAGTCGCGGCGCGTTAATCCACAGGTGAAATTGAAACCTGCTACAATCGATTCGAAAGAGATTCCATCGGTAATGCTGCTCGAGAACTCTCTGTCATCTCCGCCCCAGCACACCACGCTTCCGTTGGACCTCGTGATCGCGCACGTGTGGCTCGCCCCGAGCGCGAGGTCTCTGTAATCGCCGGAGGTGTTGTACGGTATATCCAGCTGGCCGTTGTCGTTGCTGCCTCCGCAAATCAATTTTCTGGAAACGTCAATTCCGCAGGCGTGATTCCCGCCGACGTAGATACTGAACATTGACAAATTAGAAAAATCTGATTGGACTGAAGAGGAAGAGTCATCGCCGCCGCCGTCTCCCCAACACAAAACTCTGTTGGTAGTCTCAGTAACACCGCAGGAAAATCGGAGCCCCGATGAAATCATGCGAAATCGATCGGGAAATTGAGCGATAGGAACGGAATTTCCGCGCCAGCAAATTGCGGAATCGGAAGTAGTATTCCTCAATGCGCAGATTTGGGCGTCGCCGATTGCGAGGGAGGTGAGGGGAGCGGAGGAGGTGTTGTAGATGCGTTTTGGGGCGAAGGTGGTGTTCCAGCAGAGGAGGCTGAGGCCGCCGGAGCGGACGGCGCAGAGGGTGTCGCGGCCACCTGCTAGGTAATCGAAGGAGACGGTAGGGAGGATTGGGGGCAGTAATTGGCCATCCCTCCAGCACTGGATTTGTTGGATGGCTTGGTTGGCTGCAATGGAACACACGGTGGTGGAGGATCCGTAcacggcggcgatggtggcggcggAGCCGCCGAGCGCGGAGGCTGGCGGCGGAGGGATCACGGAGAAAAGGAGTAGAATGGTGGCGGAGATGATGCCCGAAAAGGATCTCGTCATCTATGAGGAGAGTTGTTGAATGCCTCCTCATTTGCTAGAGAGAGAGACAACACATATTGTATGTGAATGAATGTCTGGTCTTTGGTATGAAATCCAAGACACCTTTTTCagtcaaatttttttttgttctcgTGACTTTTCCTTATTCGCAATTGTAGAAACATGGAATAATTGCATTTAATTCTAATATATTTCGAATCTTGATTATTCAATTGATTCAGAttgcaaaaaaaatcaaatttaattaccATTGTCCTCTTTCTCGACTAATTTATAATCATTCCAATCCAGTAATAAAAGTATACTCACCCCCAATCCCATAAAAAAagtaatgaaatatttttatattaattttataataattatgaataaaatgagTTAATGCAATATAAGATTTACTACTTTTTAGTAAAAGAAGATTTGGACATTTAATAAAGATCAGTTAAAAATGACACAATATGAAAATTAATAGAGGCTCAAATGAGTATACGATAATTCAATGTGGTCAAATGAAGTGAAGTTTAGTTACCATAGTCTTGTTTTTTCGAATGAATTACATATGATTAACTAAAATATATGAAATCCAAATTTGATCGGAGTCCgatattgttaaaaaaaatacgtAACATTAAGTAATTGCTGAATAGATATATAGATTGGTGtgaaaaaaatcagaatttggtcTTAGTAATTTCTGTTACTATATTGTACTGTGCTACAAAAGAAAACTGCTAAACTATGAAATAGATTACTATTTCGGAAACTTATTTTCTGTTGGGATATTATCAGCGGAGAAAAGCAAACTTACCTCAAAAGCAAAAACAACAAACCACCAAAGATAAAgcaaaaacagaaacaaaatgGCATTCGCAAAGGCAAAACAATTCAAATGCACTAAATTATTTGAATGAGGAAGTCTTTTGATTAGCATTGATTAAACAGATTGAGAAGTTGAAGTGAAAgtaaattttgtaaattatttcaaattattaattttaaggAGTAATCAGTAAGGAGTATCCATtcaaataatttcaaattattaAAACTAAGGTGTATCCATGAAGATTAGTAGTACTACAGTACAAATGATCGCtaagataaattttaaaaaattaggtCAATTTTAGTCGATTACACACCTTTTAAAATTAGTACAGCAAAtctcaaattttcaaaaaaaattacaatttctTCACCCTCACCGATTTCGGGTGAAATTGAAGTTAAGTTAGCAGACAAAAAAGTGTACTGTAATTTTGCAAACACATTGATTTCCTTCGCTACCATACTAGACGACATACTTAGGCCATTGCACATAATTTTaggaaatattattttttacatgttgggagagaaaataatatatttatattaatatgataGAGAATTTTTTCTAAAACAAATTTAACATCTTTTtatggaataaattaaaaagaaaaatgtggcATCTATTATAAGacgaagaaaatattttattagtattagatTTTGACgtcattttattaaataaagacttttttatctttacttttatttttttttcttttatttttttttctttctgacGCTCTATCTCTCCGCCTACACCACTGCCCACCAAAAAATCGCCGACACGTGCTATGTTAGTGTTTTcattagggctggggaaaaataccgaaataccgatatatcggccttatcgtaccgaaaaaatatcgaaaatatcgaatttttggtataccgtgaatcgtgattttcggtacggtatgataccttaccgaaagattCCGATAAagtaacggtatgaattttcaaaTACGGCGGTATACCGCagtataccgaaattcggtatataccgtaaattaaggtatataccttaaaaatataaatacaattatatataaaatatattttatatatttcttgtattataaaatctattgtgcaatataaatataattatgaataaaatatattcaatatatttttaaaattataaaatataaataatattctaaaaactcaaattttctattttaattgatgttgaaagttaggtataccgcaaaagtaaggtataccgaacttcggtacggtatcggtatagAAATTCACCATATCGAattaaggtataccgaagttcggtataccgaaaactttggtaaggtaaaggtatgactTTTTCGCATACCGTATTTGcagtaaggtatacggtatggtggtttcagtaaggtataccgtacctacccacccctagttTTCATACTCTCTAAGTCAAACAGCCACAAACTAACCTCGTCATCTCGGCCCTATAACAATAACCACTCTATTAGCTCTTAGCCGGGGGCTGACAACCAACAATAACAACTTAAACGTTCATGGTCGAAACTAGTAAGAAAAGTGGGAGTTCCACGGTACCCCCATCGCTCTTGGATCACCCCAAAAGCTCACTCAGCATCCTTCCTCGCACCCTCTTGCCGTTGTACGAACTAAGATTTCTTCCGACCAACCGGATGTCTGATAGACCTCAAAAATACGGGCCACTGAGGGTATATaacatctgccaaatagtagcccctaTTGTACTGCCTgtcgttggctacgaagctaaTTTGTAGACCCTCGCCCCAGCACTGCTTATTGAAGAGAGATGAtaactggagaacgttgatgtcgttgttacTCCCTCCAACACCCGAATACACATGCCAGATCCACAtccggtagtcagcaacggcttccagaatcatcgtcACGTATTTGCATTTGAACCCGGTAGTGAACTGCTCTTTCCAATCCACGGGGCAGCTCCTCCAttcccagtgcatgcaatctaTGGTGCCCATCATCCCTGAAAAAACTGTGCTCCCTCCCGTGCATAGCTAGCAGTATATGGCAGTCAGCGGCGGTTGGCTTTCGGAGATATGCTTCACCGAAGATGGCCCTAATGCCCCAACAAAACTGACTCAAAACCTGTAGGCTAGTCGTCTTACCCATATGTAGGTATCCGTCGAACATGTCAGCTGGTCCGCCATAAGCCAGTTGCCTAATTACAGTGGTGCACTTCTGTAACGTCGACAGTCCGATCCTGCCCTGGCATCAGATCGAAAGTTGAAACACCTGTACCGCGAAGCCAATGATGACGCTATATGTAGGAAGAGCCGTCGAGACATTCTGAAACGCCGACGAAAAAGCTTTGGCGTAAAACGAGGGTTTTCGGCAAAGTAGTCATCCATCAGCCGCTGGTTAGCCCTGACATAGTCGCGGGTGATTGTCCGCCGATGCTGGATCGGATGAGGGACCGTCGctcgctcctcctcctcctgtACTTCTTGCGCCACCTCTTCTACCAACGCGCCATAGGCCGCAACCCATGTGCGTTGATACTCATCGTTGGAATTTATTTTcggagagtggatttgagaaaattttgagatttgATATTGGAATGGAATGAAACAAATGAATTGGGAAGAtgatgtatttatagaaataaattaagaaaatacaataaaataaaatgggaaagcaccgccgcctccgcctcgaCCCCGCCGGGTACCTGGCGCTTCCTCCACCGCTGCGGCCTGATGCGCAATAGGGCGCCGCGACGCTGCTacagtggacactcttatagAGAGACGAGGGTTGCATATGTTGGGATTTCTCGGTTTCCAAAATGTTAAAGTGAAACTGAAAAGACTtggaagagataaagagaatcGACGCCCATACTCCATTGGTAATTGTGTTAACCGATTTTTTTATTGGCAAATTTCGAGCATTTATCTATAGATTTATCTGTGCATTATATCATGTTAATTTCTGAacttgtaattttatttaagaaAATCGAGTATTAGTATAATTCATGTCCACTATTCATCCACGTCATTGAAAACATTATATTTATGTCTAACATCATTTTCGCATTTCCCATAAATAATCTCTGTTGGATGACATGTTTTTGAAAGttcatgatttatttttttataatacatTCTATGTATGTCTAACATCATTTTCGCATTTCACGTAAATAATCTTTGTTTGATGACATGTTTTTGAAAGTTCgtgatttattatttaaaatttgaaagatGCATCAAAATTTCATCCAAATCTTTAAATTTAGCTGCAGTTAAACTTTAAGATTGTGCAAAAGAATGATTGAAAATAAAGAATTACTACATTAtagtgttaaattctctaaaaattttgtcccacatagacttggtgaagatctcatctaatctaAATAATTTTGGATAAACCTCCCCCTTATGatgccttttaaggggtgagtggctcatttctaatatgatatcagagcgggcccaagtcgatgatggttttttctttatctcttatctaactcacgagtggaagaccaatgtcctttccggcccacatcgatgatggttctcttatctcttgcattgcctacccacgtgatggaagaccgatgtcctttccggcccacacgtgagagggcgtgttaaattctctaaaaattttgtcccacatcgactgggtgaagatctcatctaatctatataagtgtggataaccctccccttatgaggcctCTAAAAATTCTGTcctaatatatagtatattaatatatttaaggaAAATGAATGAAATTACTGCATTGCATttcaaattatttcaaaattatttagaTTGGAACAGGTatggttttcgatattttgATTGTTGAACTAGTCAGTTTGTCCTTCTATACTCGTGAAGATGAAAGCTTGTGGGTTAAAACAAAATCACACGACAAGAAAAAGGAACAGAAGATTCTTCTGCGAAATTAGAACTTATTTCAATCTTCAATATAGTATTATTAGCCGTAACTAATAAAGTTGAATAATCTATGTTCTTATTTTTACATTGAATTAATAAATTCGAAACCAAAACAAGGTGATGTACGTATGATTTAGCATTAGGATATAAGtacaagtttttattttttttattaatatatggTGCGTGTACAAGCATAAAATAGTGAAAACGCTCTATGTTTCCTTGACCTCTactaaaaatctaaaaatttaTATGCATTCATTGACTAATTAATCAAATATTAATCATT
Proteins encoded in this window:
- the LOC121811445 gene encoding putative serine/threonine-protein kinase-like protein CCR3 — encoded protein: MTRSFSGIISATILLLFSVIPPPPASALGGSAATIAAVYGSSTTVCSIAANQAIQQIQCWRDGQLLPPILPTVSFDYLAGGRDTLCAVRSGGLSLLCWNTTFAPKRIYNTSSAPLTSLAIGDAQICALRNTTSDSAICWRGNSVPIAQFPDRFRMISSGLRFSCGVTETTNRVLCWGDGGGDDSSSSVQSDFSNLSMFSIYVGGNHACGIDVSRKLICGGSNDNGQLDIPYNTSGDYRDLALGASHTCAITRSNGSVVCWGGDDREFSSSITDGISFESIVAGFNFTCGLTRRDFSVVCWGAGWPTSAAAVNNLLPLQKTLPGPCVQTPCSCGEYPDYETLCVGNGHICAPCDPISANPSLTPPSPPPRSSRPSRGLRRGLLAFAIVGSVGGFAGICSVVYCLWRSGCFGKKKVHNSVQPTITNSAAAAQSGSNPPSRSSTLRRQASILMRRQRSGTSSKQHADKAEEFLFSDLAEATRNFAAENRIGAGSFGVVYRGKLPNGREVAIKRSELGSKAKKFQDKENAFESEISFLSRLHHKHLVKLVGYCEEKEERLLVYDFMKNGALYDHLHSKSNVEKSSSVINSWRMRIKIALDAARGVEYLHSYAVPPIIHRDIKSSNILLDASWTARVSDFGLSLMGPEDDRDYRPMKAAGTVGYIDPEYYGLNVLTVKSDVYGFGVVLLELLTGKRAIFKNADEGGAPVSVVDYAVPAIMAGEVGRVLDRRVGAAEVNEIEAVELVAYTAMHCVHLEGKDRPSMSDIIINLDRALGLCEDSHGSISSGTISD